The proteins below come from a single Haladaptatus paucihalophilus DX253 genomic window:
- a CDS encoding PadR family transcriptional regulator — MHDLTGFQRDLLYVIAGLDEPHGLAIKEELEAYYEKEIHHGRLYPNLDSLVDKGLVEKGQRDRRTNYYTLTRRGAREIEARREWEEDYVGADLSQTQTA, encoded by the coding sequence ATGCACGACCTGACTGGTTTCCAGCGGGACTTGCTGTACGTCATCGCTGGTCTGGACGAACCCCACGGCCTCGCCATCAAAGAAGAACTCGAAGCGTACTACGAGAAGGAGATTCATCACGGGCGACTGTATCCGAATCTCGACTCCCTCGTGGACAAAGGGTTGGTGGAGAAGGGACAGCGAGACCGTCGAACGAACTACTACACGCTCACCCGGAGGGGTGCGCGTGAAATCGAAGCGCGCCGTGAGTGGGAAGAAGACTACGTCGGGGCGGATCTCAGTCAGACACAGACCGCTTAA
- a CDS encoding LLM class flavin-dependent oxidoreductase, which yields MKLGTGLFTCQRRPDDDRSMTEIYDEMLELGEAIDDSGLDSMWVSEHHFAEDGYLSATMPSLAALAARTETVELGTCIALAPLYDGVRLAEDAATVDLLADGRLTMGLAIGSNPREFESFGVPREERVERMTDLTDLLRASWSDGPLDYDAEFHDVSPDVSVTPKPESKIPIMFGGSVKPAVRRAARVADAWCAPSALSVEGVRKRKEDIERVREKEGIEGDFEVYVLQHGFVADSKEEAWEAMKPGYFYIQRRYAEIFSGESVDELDAERKSELKEQAIFGTPEQVAEELNEYRDALGDDVHFIFRTYHPGIGTDAMVECVERLGDEVAPLVRE from the coding sequence ATGAAACTCGGGACGGGGCTGTTCACCTGCCAGCGACGACCGGACGACGACCGTTCGATGACCGAGATTTACGACGAAATGCTCGAACTCGGGGAGGCTATCGACGACTCCGGCCTCGACAGCATGTGGGTGTCGGAACACCACTTCGCCGAGGACGGCTACCTCTCGGCCACCATGCCCTCGCTCGCGGCGCTGGCCGCCCGCACCGAAACCGTCGAACTCGGTACCTGTATCGCGCTCGCCCCGCTCTACGACGGGGTTCGGCTCGCCGAGGACGCCGCGACGGTGGACCTGCTCGCCGACGGCCGACTGACGATGGGACTCGCCATCGGGTCGAACCCACGCGAGTTCGAATCGTTCGGCGTCCCCCGCGAGGAGCGCGTGGAGCGCATGACCGACCTGACCGACCTCCTCCGCGCCTCGTGGTCCGACGGTCCGCTCGACTACGACGCCGAGTTCCACGACGTGTCCCCCGACGTGAGCGTGACGCCGAAACCCGAATCGAAGATTCCGATCATGTTCGGCGGGTCGGTCAAACCCGCCGTGAGACGCGCGGCCCGCGTCGCCGACGCGTGGTGTGCGCCCTCCGCCCTCTCCGTCGAGGGCGTCCGCAAGCGCAAGGAGGACATCGAGCGCGTTCGGGAGAAGGAAGGAATCGAGGGCGACTTCGAAGTGTACGTCCTCCAGCACGGCTTCGTCGCCGATTCCAAGGAAGAGGCGTGGGAAGCGATGAAACCCGGGTACTTCTACATCCAGCGCCGTTACGCCGAAATCTTCTCCGGCGAATCGGTGGACGAACTGGACGCGGAGCGGAAATCGGAGCTGAAAGAACAGGCCATCTTCGGCACGCCCGAACAGGTGGCCGAGGAGTTGAACGAGTACCGCGACGCGCTGGGCGACGACGTTCACTTCATCTTCCGCACCTACCACCCCGGCATCGGCACCGACGCGATGGTCGAGTGCGTGGAACGACTCGGGGACGAGGTTGCACCGCTGGTCCGAGAATAA
- a CDS encoding bacterio-opsin activator domain-containing protein, which produces MEPTPRSADPPAGPISVLVVGDPNWRTPLVADLSAADETLVTTAARGHDGYEWLTAQPGEVDCIVCSLDLADMSGVRFLEVVRAAYPDLPVVLLASDGDEATASRAVAADVTEYVPVDDRPSLTDDLLRRVRRAAVRYRTARARRRRARQFDALFDDPRTFMWVLDSSGVIRRTNRTALDFLDAPATSVVDASFADSPWWERSETTPDEIRDALRTARNGSVTRFETAFSAPDGRVELDVSFRPVTDRDGAIVSVVVEALDVSERANLERELRESEELHRVTLNNMTDTVLVTDDSGEFTYICPNVHYIFGYSVEEIRDLERIDALLGDDLFDRETLDSQGLLTNIECTATDRAGREHTLLVNVKRVSIQGGTTLYSCRDITKRKDRERALTALHRTSRDLLYAETTPEIASLVIDDVTDIFDVDECAVYLFDTDANELWPAAATDAIESLSGPLPTVRLDESSALGRAFVDRTTLTFDDVTESDAFPVTAVERRSGLFIPLSDHGVFVAADERGTLDEVTREIIDLLAATVEAALDRIEREDELRERDRELQRRNRQLSRLNRTNEIIREIDRALVRADSREEIEAEVCELLTASDRFEFAWVGDTDPGTGDLEPRSWAGDDRGYLDAADFTARGDPAGRTAAADSVTVVPNVADDLQDTSWRREAISRGFQSILSVPLTHGDVAYGTLSVYAGRPNAFDDRARTVLSELGETIASAIQSVERKRALVSDTVVELDYRITDENCVLHALSRRADCALELRGGVRELDSGARILVAVSGGSPSEVAAAANAIVAVESVRVVSSDDEGGLVQLTLTAPFIATRLAESGATLERLRSDGGDTTATVFVPSPVAVRTIDDVLSNAYPSSELVARRERERPTDTGSRFRDGFLSDITHRQLEVVQTAYYSGYFESPRANDGAAVAAMLDISSAAFYEHMRKVQRKLLAAVFDRIPSVPNGG; this is translated from the coding sequence ATGGAACCGACACCACGTTCCGCCGACCCGCCCGCGGGACCGATTTCGGTGCTCGTGGTCGGCGACCCGAACTGGCGAACGCCGCTCGTCGCCGACCTCTCCGCGGCCGACGAAACCCTCGTCACGACCGCCGCTCGCGGCCACGACGGATACGAGTGGCTGACGGCACAGCCCGGCGAAGTCGATTGTATCGTCTGTTCGCTCGACTTGGCGGACATGTCCGGCGTTCGTTTTCTGGAGGTCGTTCGCGCCGCCTATCCCGACCTTCCGGTGGTCCTCCTCGCCTCCGACGGCGACGAGGCGACGGCCAGCAGGGCCGTCGCCGCCGACGTCACGGAGTACGTCCCCGTAGACGACCGGCCGTCGCTCACCGACGACCTCCTCCGGCGCGTTCGGCGGGCGGCCGTCCGGTATCGGACGGCCCGCGCTCGCCGCCGCCGGGCGCGGCAGTTCGACGCGCTGTTCGACGACCCGCGGACGTTCATGTGGGTCCTCGACTCGAGCGGGGTGATTCGACGGACGAACCGCACCGCCCTCGACTTCCTCGACGCTCCGGCGACGTCGGTCGTCGATGCGTCGTTCGCCGACTCGCCGTGGTGGGAGCGGTCGGAGACGACGCCGGACGAGATACGGGACGCCCTCCGAACCGCGAGGAACGGCTCCGTGACGCGGTTCGAGACGGCGTTCAGCGCCCCCGACGGCCGCGTCGAACTCGACGTTTCGTTCCGCCCGGTGACCGACCGAGACGGAGCCATCGTCAGCGTCGTCGTCGAGGCGCTCGACGTGAGCGAACGCGCCAACCTCGAACGGGAACTCCGCGAGTCGGAGGAACTTCACCGCGTCACCCTCAACAACATGACCGATACCGTCCTCGTCACGGACGATTCGGGCGAGTTCACCTACATCTGCCCGAACGTCCACTACATCTTCGGCTACTCGGTCGAGGAGATTCGGGACCTCGAACGCATCGACGCGCTCCTCGGCGACGACCTGTTCGACCGGGAAACGCTCGATTCCCAGGGGCTCCTCACGAACATCGAGTGCACCGCGACCGACAGGGCGGGGCGGGAACACACGCTCCTCGTCAACGTGAAGCGAGTCTCGATTCAAGGCGGAACGACGCTCTACAGTTGCCGCGACATCACTAAACGGAAGGACCGCGAGCGGGCGCTGACCGCGCTTCACCGCACGAGCCGCGACCTCCTCTACGCGGAGACGACGCCGGAGATCGCTTCGCTCGTCATCGACGACGTGACCGACATCTTCGACGTGGACGAGTGTGCCGTGTACCTCTTCGACACCGACGCGAACGAACTGTGGCCCGCCGCGGCCACGGACGCCATCGAGTCGCTCTCGGGGCCGCTCCCGACGGTTCGGCTCGACGAGTCGAGCGCGCTCGGTCGGGCGTTCGTGGACCGGACGACGCTCACGTTCGACGACGTGACCGAATCCGACGCGTTCCCCGTGACGGCCGTCGAACGGCGGAGCGGGCTGTTCATCCCGCTCTCGGACCACGGCGTCTTCGTCGCGGCCGACGAACGCGGCACGCTGGACGAGGTAACGAGGGAGATAATCGACCTCCTCGCGGCGACCGTCGAGGCGGCGCTCGACCGCATCGAGCGCGAGGACGAACTCCGCGAACGCGACCGCGAACTCCAGCGGCGCAATCGCCAACTCTCCCGGTTGAACCGGACGAACGAGATAATCCGCGAAATCGACCGCGCCCTCGTTCGGGCCGATTCGCGCGAGGAAATCGAAGCCGAGGTCTGTGAACTGCTGACCGCGAGCGACCGGTTCGAGTTCGCGTGGGTCGGCGACACCGACCCCGGGACGGGTGACCTCGAACCCCGGTCGTGGGCGGGCGACGACCGAGGCTATCTCGACGCCGCCGACTTCACCGCCCGGGGCGACCCCGCGGGTCGAACGGCGGCCGCCGATTCCGTCACCGTCGTTCCGAACGTGGCGGACGATTTGCAGGACACGTCGTGGCGTCGAGAGGCCATCTCCCGGGGGTTCCAGTCGATACTTTCCGTTCCGTTGACCCACGGCGACGTCGCCTACGGGACGCTCTCCGTGTACGCCGGTCGCCCGAACGCGTTCGACGACCGGGCGCGGACGGTGCTGTCCGAACTCGGCGAGACCATCGCCTCGGCCATCCAATCCGTCGAGCGAAAACGGGCGCTCGTGAGCGATACCGTCGTCGAACTCGACTACCGTATCACAGACGAAAACTGCGTCCTTCACGCGCTCTCGCGGCGCGCGGACTGTGCCCTCGAACTGCGGGGCGGCGTCCGCGAACTCGATTCCGGTGCCCGAATTCTCGTCGCCGTGTCGGGCGGGTCGCCGAGCGAGGTCGCCGCCGCCGCAAACGCCATCGTGGCGGTCGAGTCCGTTCGCGTCGTTTCGAGCGACGACGAGGGCGGATTGGTCCAGTTGACGCTCACCGCGCCGTTCATCGCCACCAGATTGGCCGAGTCCGGGGCGACGCTCGAACGCCTCCGCTCCGACGGCGGCGACACGACGGCGACGGTTTTCGTCCCCTCCCCGGTCGCGGTTCGTACCATCGACGACGTGCTCTCGAACGCGTACCCCTCGTCCGAACTCGTCGCACGGCGGGAGCGAGAGCGGCCGACGGACACCGGGAGCCGGTTCCGCGACGGGTTCCTGTCCGACATCACCCATCGACAACTCGAAGTCGTCCAGACGGCCTACTACAGCGGCTACTTCGAATCCCCCCGTGCGAACGACGGCGCGGCCGTCGCCGCCATGCTGGACATCTCCTCCGCCGCGTTCTATGAACACATGCGGAAAGTGCAGCGGAAACTCCTCGCCGCGGTCTTCGACCGAATTCCGTCCGTCCCGAATGGGGGTTGA
- the gdhB gene encoding glutamate dehydrogenase GdhB gives MASNVNSRPEPADEPGDGPVESALDTARRQLTRAAAGTDIDPNIVERLRHPTHVHRVTVPLKRDDGSVEVFTGYRAQHDSVRGPYKGGLRYHPGVTEEECIGLSMWMTWKCAVMDIPFGGAKGGLVVNPKRLSDSERERLTRRFAQELRDTVGPNSDIPAPDMGTDSQTMAWFMDAYSMQEGETQPGVVTGKPPVVGGSFGREEAPGRSVALVTREACDYYDFGLDGTTVAVQGFGSVGANAARLLDEWGATVVAVSDVNGAAYDPDGIETAAVPSHEEEPEAVTRYADDCISNEDLLTLDVDVLVPAAVGNALTGANADDVRASLVVEGANGPTTASADAILAERDVPVIPDILANAGGVTVSYFEWLQDINRRQWSLERVNDELEAGMLDAWNDVREEVEDRDVTWRDAAYVVALSRIGEAHRVRGLWP, from the coding sequence ATGGCATCCAACGTAAATTCGCGCCCGGAACCGGCGGACGAACCGGGCGACGGACCCGTGGAATCGGCGCTCGACACCGCACGGCGACAGTTGACCCGAGCGGCGGCCGGGACCGACATCGACCCGAACATCGTCGAGCGCTTGCGCCATCCGACCCACGTTCACCGCGTCACCGTCCCGTTGAAGCGAGACGACGGGTCGGTCGAGGTGTTCACCGGTTACCGCGCGCAACACGACAGCGTTCGGGGGCCGTACAAGGGTGGCCTCCGGTATCACCCCGGCGTGACCGAGGAGGAGTGTATCGGCCTCTCGATGTGGATGACGTGGAAGTGCGCCGTCATGGACATCCCGTTCGGCGGCGCGAAGGGCGGCCTCGTCGTCAATCCGAAACGACTCTCGGACTCCGAGCGCGAACGTCTGACGCGGCGGTTCGCACAGGAACTGCGCGATACGGTCGGGCCGAACAGCGACATTCCGGCCCCCGATATGGGAACCGACTCCCAGACGATGGCGTGGTTCATGGACGCCTACTCGATGCAGGAGGGCGAGACCCAACCCGGCGTCGTCACGGGGAAACCGCCGGTCGTCGGCGGTTCGTTCGGCCGCGAGGAAGCGCCGGGTCGTTCGGTCGCGCTCGTCACCCGCGAGGCGTGTGACTACTACGACTTCGGACTCGACGGAACGACCGTCGCGGTACAGGGGTTCGGGAGCGTCGGCGCGAACGCCGCCCGCCTCCTCGACGAATGGGGGGCGACCGTCGTCGCCGTCTCCGACGTGAACGGCGCGGCGTACGACCCCGACGGCATCGAGACGGCGGCGGTTCCGTCCCACGAGGAGGAACCCGAGGCCGTCACCCGGTACGCCGACGACTGCATCAGCAACGAGGACCTGCTCACGCTCGACGTGGACGTGCTCGTTCCCGCCGCCGTCGGCAACGCCCTCACCGGTGCGAACGCGGACGACGTACGGGCCTCGCTCGTGGTCGAGGGTGCGAACGGTCCCACGACCGCCTCCGCTGACGCCATCCTCGCGGAGCGGGACGTCCCGGTAATCCCGGACATCCTCGCCAACGCGGGCGGCGTGACCGTCTCGTACTTCGAGTGGCTACAGGACATCAACCGTCGGCAGTGGTCGCTGGAGCGCGTGAACGACGAACTCGAAGCCGGGATGCTCGACGCGTGGAACGACGTGCGCGAGGAAGTCGAAGACCGCGACGTGACGTGGCGCGACGCCGCGTACGTCGTCGCCCTTTCGCGTATTGGCGAAGCCCATCGGGTTCGGGGTCTCTGGCCCTGA
- a CDS encoding helix-turn-helix domain-containing protein, with protein sequence MALHVDSRDWTLRTTHNRDEMLALADEEGIRAARASYPSGWLFLTRDPSTRELVRLAAATGGEWQVEDLAHELDRDLEDVERSLEDLVALRVFREDDETYRPNSESVVANAVGQLRSAADERGASDGFRDLTQPEAVRLLLDALLAVDETEEFTQDDLHERVGLSRKSVWMHVDPLEELGVLTDSGSGYKINESSSVFAHIRALNAAVLGTALSP encoded by the coding sequence ATGGCGCTCCATGTAGACTCCCGCGATTGGACCCTCCGTACGACCCACAATCGAGACGAGATGTTGGCGCTCGCGGACGAAGAAGGAATTCGAGCGGCACGGGCGTCCTACCCGTCCGGCTGGCTCTTTTTGACCCGTGACCCGTCGACCCGCGAGCTGGTTCGACTCGCCGCGGCGACCGGCGGCGAGTGGCAAGTGGAGGACCTCGCGCACGAACTCGACCGGGACCTCGAAGACGTCGAGCGAAGTTTGGAGGACCTCGTTGCGCTTCGCGTATTCCGCGAGGACGACGAGACGTATCGACCGAACTCGGAAAGCGTCGTCGCGAACGCCGTCGGACAGTTACGAAGCGCGGCGGACGAGCGGGGCGCGTCCGACGGCTTCCGCGACCTCACGCAGCCGGAAGCGGTTCGCCTGCTATTGGACGCGCTCCTCGCCGTGGACGAGACGGAAGAGTTCACGCAGGACGACCTCCACGAACGCGTGGGGTTGTCCCGAAAATCGGTGTGGATGCACGTTGACCCGCTGGAGGAACTCGGCGTGCTCACGGACTCCGGTAGCGGCTACAAAATAAACGAATCGAGTTCTGTCTTCGCTCACATCAGAGCGCTGAACGCCGCGGTTCTCGGCACCGCCCTCTCCCCTTAA
- a CDS encoding rubrerythrin-like domain-containing protein, with product MRDITPDPTTESQYECPRCGTIVTATYHPGACDECDVHLRNRGTPLE from the coding sequence ATGCGAGATATAACCCCCGACCCGACGACGGAATCGCAGTACGAGTGTCCGCGGTGTGGTACCATCGTGACCGCGACCTACCACCCCGGAGCGTGTGACGAGTGCGACGTTCACCTCCGCAATCGAGGGACGCCCCTCGAATAA
- a CDS encoding FAD-binding and (Fe-S)-binding domain-containing protein: MAIRDDHPDFETYRAALGHEPPDAHPSLADELRAAVNGEVRFDRYTRVLYSTDGSIYQAQPAGVVFPTDVEDVRAAARVAADHDMPVLPRGAGSSLAGQTVGPGCVVLDFSRHMDSILDVDPDGRRAVVEPGVVQDDLDDHLAQWDLKFAPDPASSNRATVGGGIGNNSTGAHSVRYGITDAYTTELDVVLADGSLIHTRDVELDGEEWDEIVGKDDREAELYRTVRELVEENEDEIEARYPTLKRSVSGYNLHKVVFERDGTRYINLSKLFVGAEGTLGVVVRATLDLVSRPDETALALYCFDDLVSAMEAVPEALEFDVSAVELMDDEVFRLARNSSEFAAYAEPIPEQAAAALMLEFDGEICDDFEDAIAETNAHFVHAGEAFDVLEAYTEDEQADLWKLRKAAIPLLMSMEGDPKPYPFIEDASVPPEELAEYVREFMDVLENHDTSAAYFAHAGSGTLHIRPILNLKDAEGIETMHSIADDVTSLVLDHHGSFSGEHGDGLARTEFNPKMYGPQLWSAFQELKTAFDPDWRLNPGTVVFRDEDGADMREHLRYGPEYSSLEPTTVQDFSDEGGFSHLVELCNGCGTCRQTGSETMCPSYRGMKDEMATTRGRANMLRAAISGEIPTEELYTDRFQEEVLDLCLGCKGCARDCPTGVDLAKLKAEVKHAHHEERGPSRRDRFFANVDRISALGSALAPVSNWATRLPGSDVIAEKLLGIAPERDLPTFSRESLEEWFEARGPRVPKDIATEHVVLVPDTFTNYSYPAPGKAAVRVLEAAGVHVQVPSNLAPSGRAAYSEGFLDTAKENAEKNVSALEPAVSEGWSVVFVEPSDAVMVQDEYRDLVSGSAVEKVAANTFGVCEFIDRERLDDGIEFREVTESLAYHGHCNQKALGRDHHAVGVLRRAGYAVDPLESGCCGMAGSFGYREEQYDLSQAIGRILFEQVEESDAETVVAPGASCRTQLEGNEARPPHPIEKVAEALPPGSATR; encoded by the coding sequence ATGGCAATACGGGACGATCATCCCGACTTCGAGACGTACCGTGCCGCTCTCGGACACGAACCGCCGGACGCCCACCCCTCCCTCGCGGACGAGTTGCGCGCCGCGGTCAACGGAGAAGTCAGGTTCGACCGATACACGCGCGTGCTGTACTCGACCGACGGCAGCATCTATCAAGCGCAACCGGCGGGCGTCGTCTTTCCGACCGACGTCGAGGACGTCCGGGCCGCGGCCCGGGTCGCCGCCGACCACGACATGCCCGTTCTCCCGCGCGGTGCCGGTTCCTCGCTCGCCGGGCAAACCGTCGGTCCCGGCTGTGTCGTGCTCGACTTCTCACGGCACATGGATTCGATACTCGACGTGGACCCCGACGGCCGACGGGCGGTCGTCGAACCCGGCGTCGTACAGGACGATTTGGACGACCACCTCGCGCAGTGGGACCTGAAGTTCGCCCCCGACCCGGCCTCCTCCAACCGAGCGACCGTCGGCGGCGGCATCGGCAACAACTCCACCGGCGCGCACTCGGTCCGCTACGGCATCACGGACGCCTACACCACCGAGCTCGACGTCGTGCTCGCGGACGGGTCGCTGATTCACACCCGCGACGTCGAACTCGACGGCGAGGAGTGGGACGAAATCGTCGGGAAGGACGACCGCGAAGCCGAACTGTACCGCACCGTCCGGGAACTCGTGGAGGAAAACGAGGACGAAATCGAAGCGCGCTATCCGACGCTCAAGCGCTCCGTCAGCGGCTACAACCTCCACAAAGTCGTCTTCGAGCGGGACGGGACGCGCTACATCAACCTCTCGAAACTGTTCGTCGGCGCGGAGGGGACCTTGGGCGTCGTCGTCCGCGCGACGTTGGATTTGGTGTCGCGTCCCGACGAAACCGCGCTCGCGCTCTACTGCTTCGACGACCTCGTGTCGGCGATGGAAGCGGTTCCGGAGGCGTTGGAGTTCGACGTGAGCGCGGTCGAGTTGATGGACGACGAGGTGTTCCGTCTGGCGCGCAACTCGTCGGAGTTCGCCGCATACGCGGAACCGATTCCCGAGCAGGCCGCCGCGGCCCTCATGTTGGAGTTCGACGGTGAGATTTGCGACGACTTCGAGGACGCCATCGCGGAGACGAACGCCCACTTCGTCCACGCGGGCGAGGCGTTCGACGTCCTCGAAGCCTACACCGAAGACGAGCAAGCCGACCTCTGGAAGCTCCGGAAGGCGGCGATTCCGCTGTTGATGAGCATGGAAGGCGACCCGAAGCCCTACCCCTTCATCGAGGACGCCTCCGTACCGCCGGAGGAACTCGCCGAGTACGTGCGCGAGTTCATGGACGTGCTCGAAAATCACGACACCTCGGCGGCCTACTTCGCCCACGCCGGAAGCGGGACGCTGCACATCCGCCCGATTCTGAACCTGAAGGACGCCGAGGGCATCGAGACGATGCACTCCATCGCCGACGATGTGACCTCGCTCGTCCTCGACCACCACGGGTCCTTCTCGGGCGAACACGGGGACGGATTAGCTCGAACCGAGTTCAACCCGAAGATGTACGGCCCGCAACTGTGGTCGGCGTTTCAGGAGCTGAAGACGGCGTTCGACCCGGACTGGCGATTGAACCCCGGAACCGTCGTGTTCCGCGACGAGGACGGCGCGGACATGCGCGAGCACCTCCGATACGGTCCCGAGTACTCCTCGCTCGAACCGACGACGGTGCAGGACTTCTCCGACGAGGGCGGCTTCTCGCACCTCGTGGAACTGTGTAACGGCTGTGGCACCTGCCGCCAGACCGGGAGCGAAACGATGTGTCCGTCGTACCGCGGCATGAAGGACGAGATGGCGACCACGCGGGGGCGAGCGAACATGCTCCGCGCCGCCATCAGCGGCGAGATTCCGACCGAAGAACTGTACACCGACCGGTTTCAGGAGGAGGTGCTCGACCTCTGTCTGGGCTGTAAGGGCTGTGCCCGCGACTGTCCGACGGGCGTCGATTTGGCGAAGCTGAAAGCGGAGGTGAAACACGCCCACCACGAGGAGCGCGGGCCGAGCCGTCGGGACCGATTTTTCGCCAACGTGGACAGAATCTCGGCGCTCGGAAGCGCGCTCGCCCCGGTGTCGAACTGGGCGACGCGGTTGCCGGGGTCGGACGTCATCGCCGAGAAACTCCTCGGCATCGCGCCCGAACGAGACCTCCCGACCTTCAGCAGGGAGTCGTTGGAAGAGTGGTTCGAGGCGCGCGGCCCTCGCGTTCCGAAGGACATCGCCACGGAGCACGTCGTCCTCGTTCCCGACACATTCACGAACTACAGCTATCCGGCACCCGGCAAGGCCGCGGTTCGCGTCCTCGAAGCGGCGGGCGTCCACGTGCAAGTTCCCTCGAACCTCGCGCCGAGCGGGCGGGCGGCCTACTCCGAGGGCTTCCTCGATACGGCGAAAGAGAACGCGGAGAAAAACGTCTCGGCGCTCGAACCGGCCGTTTCTGAGGGGTGGTCGGTCGTCTTCGTGGAACCCTCGGACGCGGTGATGGTGCAGGACGAATATCGGGACCTCGTGTCGGGGTCCGCCGTCGAGAAAGTCGCCGCGAACACCTTCGGCGTCTGCGAGTTCATCGACCGCGAGCGATTGGACGACGGCATCGAGTTCCGCGAAGTGACGGAATCGCTCGCCTACCACGGCCACTGCAACCAGAAGGCGCTCGGGCGCGACCACCACGCGGTGGGCGTGCTCCGCCGGGCGGGGTACGCGGTGGACCCGCTGGAGAGCGGGTGCTGTGGCATGGCGGGGAGTTTCGGCTATCGAGAAGAACAGTACGACCTCTCGCAAGCCATCGGTCGAATCCTGTTCGAGCAGGTGGAAGAGAGCGACGCGGAAACCGTCGTCGCGCCCGGCGCGTCCTGTCGCACGCAACTCGAAGGCAACGAGGCGCGCCCACCGCACCCCATCGAGAAGGTCGCGGAGGCGCTCCCTCCGGGGAGCGCGACGCGCTGA
- a CDS encoding DUF7530 family protein gives MNRPVYRWTYESIVDAIPGVTFPDWLALTIQFVLFEGVMLLLAWRYDLWHAVPAGTAAIVVATAGSALMLLIGRRVRDLSMPTAYRKLLFGSSIEVVLGVIAYVALITYLLVYTPRTGAPLLESLLGTAPPIPAVFLTLLVLWDVCYRIGTAWWASVIGFWVAFRHPTEGATRRSLRRVDAFVICFALLQLVLVPFVRGYDLLVFALVGHVVAVLCVSGSAIFIRTRGSTI, from the coding sequence ATGAATCGCCCCGTCTATCGATGGACGTACGAGAGCATCGTGGACGCGATTCCGGGCGTCACGTTTCCCGATTGGCTCGCGCTCACGATACAGTTCGTCCTCTTCGAAGGGGTCATGTTGCTCCTCGCGTGGCGATACGACCTCTGGCACGCCGTCCCGGCGGGAACCGCGGCCATCGTCGTCGCCACCGCCGGAAGCGCGCTGATGCTCCTCATCGGCCGCCGAGTGCGGGACCTGTCGATGCCGACGGCGTACCGAAAGCTGCTGTTCGGGTCGAGCATCGAGGTGGTGCTCGGCGTCATCGCGTACGTCGCGTTGATAACGTACCTGCTGGTGTACACCCCGCGGACGGGCGCGCCGCTCCTCGAATCGCTGTTGGGAACCGCCCCGCCGATACCAGCGGTGTTCCTCACGCTGCTCGTCCTGTGGGACGTGTGCTATCGCATCGGCACCGCGTGGTGGGCGAGCGTCATCGGCTTCTGGGTCGCGTTCCGGCATCCGACGGAGGGAGCGACGCGGCGAAGTCTCCGCCGCGTGGACGCCTTCGTCATCTGCTTCGCCCTGTTGCAACTCGTCCTCGTGCCGTTCGTCCGGGGCTACGACCTGCTGGTGTTCGCGCTGGTCGGCCACGTCGTCGCGGTGCTCTGCGTCTCGGGGAGCGCGATTTTTATCCGCACCCGTGGCTCAACTATTTAA